Proteins found in one bacterium genomic segment:
- a CDS encoding protein kinase yields MGVSAGMRLGPYEILSQIGAGGMGEVYRAKDTRLDRTVAIKVLPAHFSANPDLKQRFEREARAISSLSHPYICALHDIGSHDGIDFMVMEFLEGETLAQRLHKGALTVEQSLRYGIQIAEALDKAHKQGIIHRDLKPGNIMITKSGVKLLDFGLAKFGGQGLPLSGREDVSTLPPEQRELTAEGTILGTVQYMSPEQLEGRDCDLRTDIFSLGTVLYEMVTGKHAFTGKSQASLIAAILSSHPHPISTIQPVTPPALDWVVKTCMAKDPDDRWETAHDIVLQLRWISEVGLVQPVPFMQKRTKRFERAFWMVAVLILTGLLLFLNYQRATDVSVIRFMVPPPAGSSFDNTIALSPNGETLVFTASDLTGNNILWLRSLDSSHPRGLQGTEGAAFPFWAPDSKSIGYFSEGNLKKFDLASGSSQTICRAPNPRGGTMNLDGVILFSAHEGGAIYRVSSKGGNPALQVSLDATQGESTVRYPSFLPDGRHFLYYVWSMNPKMAGIYIGSLDSKEKQWLINADSGAVYTSGYLIFLLSGNQLMAHAFDPDNLKLKGDPVKLVESAWVKWFTAGFAAFSVAQNGVLAYRTGGFENSEFIWYDRTGKQIGKAGPPGLYAEPCLSPDEKKISFSGRRGSSNLDSDIWILELTRGIANRVPNRNRGGITSLWSPDGSRMVYASYPEGVFSEANLSSGKVITLLKLTGFAATDDWSRDGRFLVYTTLELKTNQSDIWMLPINSNGKPVPFLTSEYNEDFGQVSPDGNWIAYSSDESGRYEVYVQNFPTPGGKVQISTTGGQQQKWSANSKEIFYISPDRKMMSVDFHPGSTEQPAPKILFQTKIMPKIEARNHYVVTGDGQRFLINTPLEEIATSPIEVVLNWTSLLQ; encoded by the coding sequence ATGGGCGTCTCCGCCGGCATGCGATTGGGTCCGTACGAAATTCTTAGCCAAATTGGAGCTGGTGGAATGGGGGAAGTGTACCGCGCAAAGGATACCAGGCTGGATCGCACTGTTGCAATCAAAGTTTTGCCTGCTCACTTCTCAGCCAATCCTGATTTGAAGCAGCGTTTTGAAAGAGAGGCGCGTGCTATTTCAAGTCTTTCACATCCATATATATGTGCGCTCCATGATATCGGTTCGCATGATGGAATCGATTTCATGGTCATGGAATTCCTGGAAGGAGAAACGCTAGCTCAAAGATTGCACAAAGGTGCTTTAACAGTTGAACAGTCCCTGCGATATGGAATTCAAATTGCGGAGGCGCTTGATAAAGCACATAAACAAGGAATCATTCATCGCGATTTAAAACCGGGCAACATCATGATCACCAAATCCGGAGTCAAATTGCTCGATTTTGGATTGGCAAAATTCGGCGGACAGGGGCTCCCACTATCTGGCCGGGAGGACGTATCGACTCTACCGCCAGAACAGCGCGAGCTAACTGCAGAAGGAACTATCCTTGGCACTGTGCAGTACATGTCCCCTGAACAACTGGAAGGGCGAGATTGTGATTTGCGAACCGATATTTTTTCTCTGGGTACCGTTTTATACGAAATGGTGACGGGAAAACATGCATTCACGGGCAAGAGCCAGGCAAGTTTGATTGCGGCAATCCTCTCTTCCCATCCTCATCCGATTTCTACCATTCAGCCAGTGACGCCACCGGCTCTGGATTGGGTCGTGAAAACATGCATGGCGAAGGATCCCGATGATCGCTGGGAAACAGCCCACGATATCGTGCTTCAACTTCGGTGGATCTCAGAAGTGGGCCTCGTACAACCAGTTCCCTTTATGCAAAAACGCACAAAGCGTTTCGAGCGCGCATTCTGGATGGTCGCAGTATTGATCCTCACCGGCCTACTTCTGTTTTTGAACTACCAGCGTGCAACAGACGTCTCTGTGATCCGCTTTATGGTCCCGCCGCCGGCAGGATCTTCCTTTGATAACACAATTGCGCTATCGCCGAATGGCGAAACGCTGGTTTTTACAGCAAGCGACTTAACGGGAAATAACATCTTATGGCTAAGGAGCCTTGATTCCAGCCATCCACGCGGATTGCAGGGTACTGAAGGAGCCGCTTTCCCTTTCTGGGCACCTGATAGCAAGTCTATTGGATACTTTTCAGAAGGTAATTTGAAAAAGTTTGACCTTGCATCAGGGTCATCTCAAACGATCTGTCGCGCCCCCAATCCAAGAGGGGGCACCATGAACCTCGATGGAGTGATTCTGTTTTCTGCTCACGAAGGCGGCGCAATTTATCGCGTATCTTCAAAAGGTGGAAACCCGGCGCTTCAAGTTTCTCTTGACGCGACTCAAGGAGAATCAACAGTTCGTTACCCTTCTTTTCTTCCGGATGGCCGGCACTTTCTCTACTATGTTTGGAGCATGAATCCCAAAATGGCCGGAATCTACATTGGATCGCTGGATTCGAAAGAAAAACAATGGCTGATCAATGCTGATTCAGGCGCAGTCTATACTTCCGGGTATTTGATCTTCTTACTTTCAGGAAATCAACTAATGGCACACGCCTTTGATCCGGATAATTTGAAATTGAAAGGTGATCCGGTAAAACTTGTCGAAAGTGCATGGGTGAAATGGTTTACGGCCGGATTTGCTGCCTTCTCGGTTGCACAAAATGGTGTCCTTGCATACCGTACAGGCGGATTTGAGAACAGTGAATTTATCTGGTATGACCGAACCGGCAAACAGATCGGAAAAGCGGGTCCGCCCGGCCTTTATGCGGAACCATGTCTGTCGCCCGATGAAAAGAAGATTTCGTTTTCCGGCAGGCGCGGCTCAAGCAATCTCGATAGCGATATCTGGATCCTGGAATTAACGCGAGGCATCGCGAACCGCGTCCCAAATAGAAACCGCGGAGGAATCACTTCGCTATGGTCTCCGGATGGCAGTCGCATGGTATACGCCTCTTATCCGGAAGGCGTCTTTTCCGAAGCGAATCTGTCAAGCGGAAAAGTAATCACGCTATTGAAGCTGACCGGCTTCGCTGCCACGGATGATTGGTCACGAGATGGAAGGTTCCTTGTTTACACGACTCTCGAACTCAAAACGAATCAAAGTGACATATGGATGCTTCCGATAAATAGCAACGGAAAACCAGTTCCCTTTTTGACTAGTGAATACAATGAAGATTTTGGGCAGGTTTCACCCGATGGCAATTGGATCGCCTATTCATCGGATGAATCCGGACGTTATGAAGTCTACGTACAAAATTTTCCGACACCGGGCGGAAAAGTACAAATTTCTACTACCGGCGGTCAACAACAAAAATGGAGCGCAAACAGCAAAGAGATTTTCTATATTTCTCCGGATAGGAAGATGATGTCGGTCGATTTTCATCCTGGCTCAACGGAACAACCTGCTCCCAAAATTCTTTTTCAAACAAAGATTATGCCTAAGATTGAAGCGCGAAACCATTACGTCGTTACGGGGGACGGACAGCGCTTTCTGATCAACACACCATTAGAAGAAATAGCAACCTCCCCGATCGAAGTCGTTCTAAATTGGACATCTTTGCTTCAGTAG
- a CDS encoding protein kinase — protein sequence MPGDETTHFIHTDSGRIEVDIPLQDWQLYRIESLLGEGGMARVYKAYDPKLSRYVALKFIRSEDEEYKKRLLREARAQAQIEHDNVCKIYEVGEVQGKPYIAMQLIPGQTLQELSGELSLEQKIRLMEQVCDAMQTAHRLGIVHRDIKPSNILIERRDDGSLRPYLVDFGIAREISEAGITATSAIMGTPAFMSPEQLLGNRMVDRRADIYSMGSTLYYLLSGQRPFDSTGVDLLINIVSEEPVSLNKIVPFIPEDLKTIVSKCLEKDPARRYDSARALGDDLKRYLEGEPILAHRPTLRYRVFKKIKRHKTVAVLAAAASIVIIALAGFSLSSYLRAAKEVKVAREFSRFVEEMDWKMRVAYMTPLHDIRKEKSQVLQRLKEIEVMTADVGKAGLGPGSFALGRGYLALQDYEKARMHLERAWNAGYQRKEVANALGLTLGALYEKKVSEVNRIKDKETRMRNLLAVKREFRDPAVRYLRQTPELGSQSREYGEALLAYYEENWDAALRLARQSSEKFPWLYEARMLQGQVFEKMGEQASHEGKFDLAKKHYQASAENYSRAEEICRSNAALYQNQCSLWRAVMAVQFATGKDGKSEYEQSNQYCKKAITVNPEDATSYELFARTAWRWGENELLLGHDPSDAFHTAIELSGKALTLDPENARASLTLGTAYSYLADYQSQTGKDPTKYLEQSIRALELSVKKDSSSPVAFAALGGSYFGQGIEAMTRGEESKSFFVHSIDAYKRALELSPRHFGALSNLAYVYTNLGLIARSSGNDPTAFFQQALENFEKALKINPNYWLIHTNIAAVYLELVSYELEHGKNPYPNIEKALSECQKGENLKPGNPHSSVNSASAHLYRAEYLLAQNDNPLPWIKETEEKLIPLIGLHYAEVFTGLADAKRIEAQHLIQKKESPLPALRKSMDYLKQALELNPAQQQIHHGMARLEFIRAEWLLAKNRSPEEPLNLATEHARKTLDLNPKFAQAYAMLGEIQLKKSEWKIHLNQNPQSEIQEGLLKIQKCMELNPDIPGVYATKANLLLIQAQWSPDRESRMVMLAGSIENFERAFSMNPSLQNKEKENFQNAKMQQHKNSVS from the coding sequence AACTCATTCCGGGGCAGACACTGCAAGAATTATCGGGCGAGCTATCTTTGGAACAAAAAATCCGCCTCATGGAACAGGTTTGCGATGCGATGCAGACCGCGCACAGATTGGGCATCGTTCACCGTGATATAAAGCCCTCCAACATCTTGATCGAAAGAAGAGACGATGGCTCGCTACGTCCTTATCTTGTGGATTTTGGAATCGCTCGTGAAATCTCTGAGGCAGGCATCACAGCGACGTCAGCAATCATGGGGACGCCGGCGTTCATGTCTCCCGAACAACTTTTGGGCAACCGGATGGTGGACCGTAGAGCGGATATCTATAGCATGGGGTCGACTCTCTACTATTTACTTTCCGGTCAACGACCGTTTGACAGCACGGGCGTGGACCTTTTGATCAATATCGTTTCAGAGGAACCTGTCTCCCTGAATAAAATTGTTCCATTCATTCCGGAGGATCTTAAGACCATCGTATCCAAGTGTCTGGAGAAGGATCCTGCGAGGAGATACGATTCGGCGCGCGCATTAGGTGATGATCTCAAGCGATACCTCGAAGGTGAACCAATTCTCGCTCATCGCCCCACGTTGCGATACCGCGTTTTCAAAAAAATCAAAAGGCATAAGACTGTTGCAGTCCTTGCGGCAGCGGCGTCCATAGTAATCATCGCTTTGGCCGGCTTTAGCCTTTCTTCCTATTTGCGCGCTGCAAAGGAGGTGAAAGTTGCGCGCGAATTCTCCAGATTCGTAGAAGAAATGGATTGGAAGATGCGAGTCGCCTATATGACACCGTTGCACGACATTCGAAAAGAAAAATCACAGGTGTTGCAACGCTTGAAGGAAATTGAAGTCATGACGGCGGATGTTGGAAAAGCAGGGTTAGGACCCGGGAGTTTTGCGCTGGGACGCGGGTATCTCGCTCTTCAAGATTATGAAAAAGCCAGAATGCATTTAGAGAGAGCCTGGAATGCGGGATATCAGCGGAAAGAGGTGGCGAACGCTTTGGGATTGACTCTGGGCGCGCTGTACGAGAAAAAAGTATCTGAAGTGAACCGGATCAAAGATAAAGAGACACGGATGAGAAATCTGCTGGCTGTTAAAAGGGAGTTTCGTGATCCAGCTGTTCGATATTTGCGTCAAACACCTGAATTAGGGAGCCAGTCACGAGAATATGGAGAAGCGCTTTTGGCTTACTATGAAGAAAATTGGGATGCAGCTTTGCGATTGGCTCGCCAATCGTCGGAAAAATTTCCGTGGCTTTATGAGGCCAGGATGCTGCAAGGGCAAGTATTCGAAAAGATGGGGGAGCAGGCCTCACACGAAGGGAAATTCGATCTAGCAAAGAAGCATTATCAAGCCAGCGCGGAAAACTATTCCAGGGCTGAAGAAATATGCAGGAGCAATGCTGCTCTCTACCAGAACCAGTGTTCACTGTGGCGCGCAGTAATGGCCGTCCAATTTGCCACTGGAAAAGATGGAAAATCCGAATACGAGCAATCGAATCAATATTGCAAAAAGGCAATAACTGTAAATCCGGAAGACGCAACATCGTATGAATTATTTGCGCGGACTGCATGGAGGTGGGGAGAAAACGAGCTCCTTCTGGGTCATGATCCTTCGGATGCCTTTCATACAGCTATTGAATTGAGTGGGAAGGCTCTGACTCTCGATCCAGAGAATGCCCGCGCTTCTCTTACACTTGGAACGGCTTACTCCTATCTTGCCGACTATCAATCCCAAACCGGCAAAGATCCCACGAAATACCTGGAACAATCGATAAGGGCGCTTGAGCTATCGGTGAAAAAGGATTCCTCTTCACCCGTAGCTTTTGCAGCTCTTGGCGGCTCCTACTTCGGCCAGGGCATCGAAGCAATGACACGTGGTGAAGAAAGCAAGTCTTTTTTCGTTCATTCAATTGATGCCTACAAAAGGGCTCTGGAATTAAGTCCCCGTCATTTTGGCGCACTGTCAAACCTCGCGTATGTTTACACAAATCTCGGCTTGATTGCCAGGAGTAGCGGAAATGATCCCACGGCATTTTTTCAACAGGCTTTAGAGAATTTTGAGAAGGCTTTGAAAATCAATCCAAATTACTGGTTGATCCATACGAACATCGCAGCGGTTTATCTGGAGCTGGTCAGTTATGAATTGGAACACGGAAAGAATCCGTATCCAAACATAGAAAAGGCTTTAAGCGAATGCCAGAAAGGAGAGAATCTGAAACCAGGCAATCCGCATTCCTCTGTAAATAGCGCGAGCGCGCATCTGTATCGTGCCGAATATCTGCTGGCGCAAAATGACAATCCGCTTCCATGGATCAAAGAGACGGAGGAAAAACTGATTCCTTTAATTGGTCTCCATTATGCTGAGGTGTTTACCGGATTGGCAGACGCGAAAAGAATCGAGGCTCAGCATCTAATTCAAAAGAAGGAATCCCCACTTCCAGCTTTGCGAAAATCCATGGACTATTTGAAGCAGGCTCTTGAGCTGAATCCTGCGCAGCAACAGATTCATCACGGGATGGCTCGGCTTGAATTCATTAGAGCCGAATGGCTGCTAGCTAAAAACAGGTCGCCTGAGGAGCCGCTGAATCTCGCCACGGAACACGCGCGGAAAACACTGGATTTGAATCCGAAATTTGCACAAGCTTATGCAATGCTGGGTGAAATCCAATTGAAGAAATCGGAATGGAAAATCCATTTGAATCAGAATCCACAGAGTGAAATTCAAGAGGGGCTCTTAAAGATTCAGAAATGCATGGAGCTGAATCCGGACATTCCCGGTGTTTATGCAACCAAAGCAAATTTGCTCTTGATTCAAGCACAATGGAGTCCTGATCGAGAAAGCCGCATGGTTATGCTGGCCGGCTCAATCGAAAACTTTGAGCGTGCTTTTTCCATGAATCCGAGCCTTCAAAATAAAGAGAAAGAAAATTTCCAAAACGCCAAAATGCAGCAACACAAAAACTCTGTTTCTTGA
- a CDS encoding peptidase S10: MMRRILALVSMFIITTAIGFAEEENAKKKDTPEFKAEFPKELISDTKHTIRIDGKPVEYTATAGNILLKEENGRPKASIFFMAYARTGMSDPSKRAITFSFNGGPGSSSVWLHLGVLGPRRVQMPEEGFPPKLPYQLVDNDYSVLDQTDLVFIDPVTTGYSRAVPGEDPKQFHGYREDAETVGEFIRLYVSRFRRWSSPKFLIGESYGTTRAAALSLYLQQRHGMYLNGVILVSSILNFQTARFNSGNDLPYILFLPTYTATAWYHKKLVPELQNDLRKTLDEVRQFAVGEYTLALMKGSKLSPSERNTVAEKLARYTGLTTDYVNRSNLRIEIFRFTKELMRAERLTVGRLDSRFTGRDRDAAGEEFEFDPSYAAIEGVYTAALNHYVRMELKYESDLAYEILTDRVRPWSYLEYQNEYVDVSENLRQAISLNPAMKVLVANGYYDLATPFFATEYTFQRLPLEQEQQKNITMTYYEAGHMMYIHKPSLIRMKADLAAFYDSAL; this comes from the coding sequence ATGATGAGGCGAATACTCGCTCTGGTGAGCATGTTCATAATAACCACTGCAATTGGCTTCGCGGAAGAAGAGAACGCGAAGAAGAAAGACACTCCGGAGTTCAAGGCAGAGTTTCCAAAGGAGCTGATTTCCGACACGAAACACACAATTCGCATCGATGGGAAGCCTGTGGAGTACACAGCAACGGCGGGCAATATTCTTTTGAAGGAGGAGAATGGGCGCCCCAAGGCGAGCATTTTTTTCATGGCCTACGCGCGCACAGGAATGAGCGATCCTTCCAAACGTGCGATCACATTTTCATTCAACGGCGGACCGGGATCGTCATCCGTGTGGCTCCATCTGGGTGTGCTCGGGCCGCGACGAGTTCAGATGCCAGAAGAAGGATTTCCGCCAAAGCTTCCTTATCAGCTGGTCGATAATGATTATTCGGTCCTCGATCAAACCGATCTTGTCTTCATCGATCCGGTTACAACCGGCTACAGCAGAGCAGTCCCGGGCGAAGACCCGAAACAGTTTCATGGATACCGGGAAGACGCTGAAACGGTCGGTGAATTCATCCGGCTCTATGTCTCCCGTTTTCGTCGCTGGTCCTCTCCCAAATTTTTGATTGGTGAAAGCTACGGAACTACTCGCGCCGCCGCGCTCTCTCTTTATTTGCAGCAACGGCATGGAATGTATCTCAATGGTGTCATTCTGGTCTCTTCCATTCTGAATTTTCAAACGGCCCGTTTTAATTCAGGCAATGACCTTCCTTATATATTGTTCTTACCAACGTACACTGCGACAGCCTGGTATCACAAAAAACTCGTTCCGGAACTGCAGAACGATCTACGGAAAACGCTGGACGAAGTCCGTCAGTTTGCAGTGGGAGAGTACACATTGGCGTTGATGAAAGGCTCTAAACTTTCTCCTTCGGAAAGAAACACCGTAGCAGAGAAGCTAGCGCGATATACAGGTTTGACAACTGATTATGTGAATCGTTCTAATCTGCGGATCGAGATCTTCAGATTTACAAAAGAGCTGATGCGCGCGGAACGTCTCACGGTGGGACGGCTTGATTCCCGGTTTACGGGAAGAGACCGCGATGCAGCCGGTGAAGAGTTCGAATTTGATCCGAGTTATGCGGCAATCGAAGGCGTTTACACCGCCGCGCTGAATCACTATGTTCGAATGGAGCTGAAATACGAAAGCGATCTCGCATATGAAATCCTGACCGACCGCGTGCGTCCGTGGAGTTACTTGGAGTATCAGAATGAATATGTAGACGTGTCTGAGAATCTCCGGCAGGCGATCTCATTGAATCCTGCGATGAAGGTTCTTGTGGCCAACGGATATTACGACCTGGCCACGCCTTTTTTTGCCACCGAATACACGTTTCAGCGCCTGCCACTGGAGCAGGAACAGCAGAAAAACATCACGATGACTTACTATGAAGCCGGGCACATGATGTACATCCACAAGCCATCATTGATTCGAATGAAAGCAGACCTTGCGGCTTTTTACGATTCTGCGCTTTGA
- a CDS encoding alcohol dehydrogenase: MNSKMKVAQLSKPGGDWELVERNIREPKPGQVRVKVEASGICHSDALVKEGLWPGLQYPRVPGHEIAGHIDAVGDNVITWTKGQRVGVGWHGGHCFVCKQCRRGDFAMCVNRKVTGFDFDGGYAEYMIAPAMVLAAIPDEMPAEEAGPFMCAGVTVFNALRNSGARAGEVVAVHGIGGLGHLGVQYARQMGFETVAINRGNDKEPLARKLGAHHYIDANAQDVVAELQKLGGASVILATAPNAQAISPLVDGLSSDGKLLVPAAPPEPLTISVFSLILGRRSVAGWYSGTAKDSQDTMEFSALSGVHPMVEKFPLDRVAEAYEQMHSGKARFRAVLTFSA; this comes from the coding sequence ATGAACTCTAAAATGAAAGTTGCACAGTTAAGTAAACCTGGCGGAGATTGGGAGTTAGTAGAGCGTAATATCCGTGAACCAAAGCCTGGACAAGTGCGCGTGAAAGTGGAGGCTTCCGGTATTTGTCACAGCGATGCTCTTGTCAAAGAAGGTTTGTGGCCAGGGCTTCAGTATCCGCGTGTTCCAGGTCATGAAATTGCGGGACACATCGACGCAGTCGGTGACAACGTCATCACATGGACGAAAGGTCAACGCGTCGGTGTTGGCTGGCATGGTGGACATTGTTTCGTGTGCAAACAGTGCAGGCGTGGTGACTTCGCAATGTGCGTCAACCGAAAGGTCACTGGTTTTGACTTTGATGGAGGATATGCCGAGTACATGATTGCACCGGCCATGGTGCTGGCGGCTATTCCTGATGAAATGCCAGCTGAGGAAGCAGGACCTTTTATGTGTGCCGGGGTAACAGTGTTCAACGCACTGCGCAATTCCGGAGCACGCGCCGGAGAAGTGGTCGCAGTACACGGCATCGGCGGACTTGGCCATCTCGGAGTTCAGTACGCGCGACAGATGGGATTTGAGACTGTCGCTATCAATCGAGGAAACGACAAGGAACCGCTGGCTCGAAAGCTGGGCGCCCATCATTACATTGATGCGAACGCTCAAGACGTCGTAGCAGAGTTGCAAAAACTTGGTGGCGCAAGCGTAATTCTCGCGACTGCACCGAATGCGCAGGCGATTTCTCCGCTGGTTGATGGATTGTCTTCAGATGGCAAACTGCTAGTGCCGGCGGCACCACCCGAGCCTCTCACGATCAGTGTTTTCTCACTAATTCTGGGAAGGCGATCAGTCGCCGGTTGGTACTCAGGTACAGCGAAGGATTCGCAAGACACAATGGAATTCAGCGCACTGAGTGGTGTACACCCGATGGTCGAAAAATTTCCACTCGATCGCGTGGCGGAAGCCTACGAACAAATGCATAGCGGAAAGGCGCGATTCCGTGCCGTGCTCACGTTCTCTGCGTAA
- a CDS encoding peptidoglycan-binding protein — translation MLAQKMQATESKGQHQLSGDLMRHNLYQALPTGAATGATPTQAAGTPQPAVRDLQESLNKWRIENRQKPIKEDGLDSEDTRNAIREFQRENGIKEDGIAGPQTRKRLSTQVDIIALKNDPNTAAEMRRLLDSEGFQKLPPNMQSDVISRFKQYAAAGDMTSIGNMVNVIDQSGFGSLPLSTRKLLMDTMAARPADNRLAVNLENLAGTNFAMLDEKSQNWVLNRIQSYGGDRIKIVSLILIAGQTTPPPLGQPQIPQKNELLTRLMNYPPDTDQVENMAKLLGAGVRNLPEDVRNQILDGLPQWFSTGQLTGADAANLMTLATAPQFEKLHPDKRAEMMHYLTLRPDNAELAKALRELTEDRRFQIDNRTWRQTLERLDKSIR, via the coding sequence GTGCTCGCGCAGAAAATGCAGGCTACTGAGAGCAAGGGGCAACATCAACTGAGTGGCGATTTAATGCGACACAACCTTTACCAGGCGCTCCCAACCGGCGCGGCCACCGGTGCTACACCAACTCAGGCTGCCGGCACGCCGCAGCCCGCAGTTCGAGATTTGCAGGAGTCGCTGAATAAATGGCGGATAGAAAACCGTCAGAAGCCCATTAAAGAAGATGGTCTTGACAGCGAGGATACTCGCAACGCCATTCGCGAGTTTCAAAGAGAAAACGGCATCAAAGAAGATGGGATCGCTGGTCCCCAAACCCGGAAGAGGCTGTCGACTCAGGTAGATATCATCGCTCTGAAGAACGATCCGAACACAGCCGCAGAAATGCGCAGACTGCTTGATAGCGAAGGGTTTCAGAAGCTGCCGCCAAATATGCAATCGGACGTGATCAGCCGCTTCAAGCAATATGCCGCAGCGGGTGACATGACCAGCATAGGGAATATGGTGAATGTTATAGACCAGAGTGGTTTTGGATCTCTGCCGCTTTCAACCAGGAAACTGCTGATGGACACCATGGCCGCCAGACCGGCGGACAACCGGCTGGCCGTAAATTTGGAGAACCTGGCAGGTACAAATTTCGCCATGCTTGACGAAAAATCACAAAACTGGGTGCTCAACCGGATCCAGAGTTATGGGGGCGATCGCATTAAAATCGTCAGTCTTATACTTATCGCCGGTCAAACTACTCCTCCTCCACTTGGTCAGCCTCAAATTCCACAAAAGAACGAGTTGCTGACCCGGTTGATGAATTATCCTCCGGACACTGATCAGGTTGAAAACATGGCAAAATTGTTAGGGGCTGGTGTTCGAAATCTTCCCGAAGACGTAAGGAACCAAATTTTGGATGGCCTGCCGCAGTGGTTTAGTACCGGACAACTCACTGGCGCCGACGCCGCAAACCTGATGACATTGGCGACCGCACCACAATTTGAAAAACTCCATCCGGACAAACGGGCCGAAATGATGCATTACCTGACGCTTCGACCGGACAATGCCGAGCTCGCCAAAGCGCTGCGAGAGCTCACCGAAGACAGGCGGTTCCAGATTGACAACAGGACATGGAGGCAGACGCTCGAGCGCCTGGATAAAAGTATCCGGTGA